AATTgttgccaccatattttgaaccttattgagaaaacataaggttcaaaactaatgaaaaatatttttctctataccaGTTAAAGGGTTAAGGTGTAGGCTTGCCTAAAAATCCAGTGTCGATAGCCTATcgaagggccctcgcccacggcgtctttttgtagcgatgcagtaacgcgttggcatcacttctgtagtgcgttgcaaatgcgactaacgcgcgctAGTAGCgttagcatatttttttataattatctactaacgattggttattcaaaccaTTTCTCCGGTCCGCCTTGTTGGAAACTGAACCTTAAACAGATTCTATCGATAGTATGAGTGATTTCAAGTGGGAGATGGTCGATTTTTAGGCAAGTCTACTGAGGAGGTCCCAACAACAGTGTCAAACTTCATGATCAGATATTTGATTTGTGTTAATTCAAGCCTAAAATTTCATGACAAGTGATCTATGCAATGAGTTCCCAATTTGTTCATTCCTTTtctttatttggcaatattcaTTTTGAGAATCgataaaatgcaaaaaatatcACATcacttttccaaaataaaagttAGGTCAAATATTAATCATCACAATATTGTTTTTTATGCTGGCATGGTAAGCAGGAATCGGCATATGATGAAGTAAGGCAGAAACACTCCACAAAATTctaattcatatttttattttgttatgttaTCAATTCATCCATCATTCCTACGAAATCAAAGTTTACACAAATACACTTTACATTTATGTTTGTACTAGATGCAGTTTGCCAGTAAAATCATGTTATGTGTTATTGAAAGAAGAACcgagttttattaaaattaaaagcatCACCATTAGAGTAACCACCACTTCATGGGTACTCTAATGTTACTTTTccaatagtaaaaaatattcaattttttgTGTCCAGATGATTGTTTCATGTACTAAAGGTACACAACACATGGTATTTGACAAAATTTATCCATGTCATGCCAGCAATTCATATTAAATCGGGCTGGTAAAAAATAACCATCTGTTCAATGTGCACATTTGAAGAATTTGAATTCATTTTACAAATTGTAAGGCGATTCGCATACTATTTCTGAACTTCTGTATGTTTAACTTTAATACTGTTTGCTAGCTGTCACTATGATGATTAAATCCTCAAAACCAGGGGTAATCGCCGCTTCAACCGCCGCGGCAACTGGCGCGGGCGAGGCGGGTACGAGCGCGGCACGTACTACCGGCCTCGCTTCCACACTTACAACGGCGGCGGCAACCGCGGACGCGGCCGCGGCGGCGACTTCAGGCGCGACGATGGACGCCGCTTCCAGCCCGAGTGGCGCGATAACAGGTCGCGCGGCGGACGACCTTTCAGGCCTAGGAGGGGAGGCGGCGGGAGGGGTAGACCTTTCAGGTAATTTTGACTGACCCTTTACGATTTAAAAGAGTTTTTTGACTTGCTTAGTTTTGTTCTTCTTTAGAATCGTCGCTAATATTGTGGTGTTTCTAATTTAACTTTTgcatgctaataattttagctAAACATGTATCGTCCTCACTGTCTGTACCTAACACATTTATATACCATGtttaattgtaaataaatgattatgattattatgatgATTTGACTAAAATTATTCTGCGCCTGTCACTCCAACTGAtgaccaaatttttaagtggcaATACCCAAAAAATATTCTATGTAGGTAGGGCTTAAATTTTGAGCCATGATTCTACACGAGTAATTTTAGCTTCgtaaacatattttaattatattgacTATTTCAGGGGTGGATTCCGTGACTTCCGAGACCGCCGTGGTGGCAGGTACTCTCGATCCCGCAGCCCCGACCGCACTCGTCGCTCCCGCTCCTACAGTCCTGAGAGGCGTGACAAAGACAGAGACAGGTTTGTACTAAACTCTCTTACGTCTAAAAACGCAATTTTCGCAATCAACTTGTATTTAGTGATTTTagagtttaattaattatattttttattgtttagctACTCGCGCTACTCTGAACGCGACAGCCATCGCAGCGAAGGAGAGTACGAGGAAGAAAGATACGTTGACAGGAAAGAGTACGACGGGAAGTGGGCCGACGGCAACGAACCAGAACGTCCCCCCGCTGAAGAGAAGCCCGCCGAACAACCCCCCAAAGAATAGATGTCATTACGCGCGAGTAGGCTAGGGCGACGGTTACAAGTCATAGGGTGCCCAGTGAGTTTGCACGATTTAGTTTTACACTGTGTGTACACACtattcttataattattatcgTTTAGTTGTAAATATAGTTATGGTGATAAGACAATTAAAGTTTCAGTGAAGTCcattgtttaattttaaatcatacattataattatcacaaacataCCGTTTGTAGAgcatttgattttaaattaGATTACTTTTTGGTGCCAGATAATGTTGCAATATTAATTTAACTGATTACATTTCGCCGTGTATTTCTgaattaatattatcttattcCTCCCTAAAGTTATGTAATATTAAACTGggtctgtaattattattatctttgccAAACCAAATTTGTTTAGCTCAAcagcaaaataaatgtttttaatgtGAACGTTATTTTTTCTGCCTATTCCCCTTTTATTAAATTACTACTAGCTTTTTctcgcggcttcacctgcgtgaaatttagtttgcctCAGATCGtcttaaattataatacattattctgcctatacagggtgttaggtaaatggttacatgagccgacactagcccatgttaatttaacaccctgtatgttattctgggttataaacaagtttcatcaaaatccgttcagtagtttttgcgtgaaagcgTAACATGTTAACATCAATACAAACTTTCTTTAGTTctaccgaacgcgatggagggcttgtggacgccctctgccccacaaactttcgcatttataatattagtaagattctAATAGAACAAAAAAATTTTACTAACATAGTACACTAGCTTACTtaccgcccgcgtggaattttgtctgtcatagaaaaaccttatcgcgcgcgtccctgtttcaaaaaccgggataataaactatcctatgtcctctCCCGGGACTctactatctctatgccaaatttcatcaaaatcgcttcagtggtttaggcgtgaaagcgtgacggacagttactttcgcatttataatattagtcggccgtttggtgtagtggttcagaacggactactatgccgagaggtcccgggttcgattcccggccgggcagaaattaaagtgatgaattttaatttctgtgacgggtctgggtgttactatgtataatatgtatgtatttaaaaaaaaagtatataagtagtatatccgttaagctagcaccaaTAACataagcattaagttgcttactttggggctagctggcgctgtgtgaaattgtccaaagatttattattattattatattatatactaGCATATTGTTATGTCTCTAATAAttctttttaataaaactacTTAGGTGTGttgcaaattaaaattcaatgtttttataaacatatttattcAATTCATTTGATCTAAAATGCATGTTTTCAGAATCAACAGTCTTATgttcttttcttcttcttcttattcttgtttttatttgacttatcAACATTCCAATACCAGAACAGCTGCAGGACAATAGCTGCATTGGCTGCGGTAGATACACAATAAGTAAGAATTATAATAAAGTCTCCCGTTTCTTGAATGGATGTGAAAATTCTGGCGATACTGCCTCCAAATAATAGCAGACATGTAACAGCCGATAATTGACCAGTGCTGCCATTTTTGTAGTTGGTGATAACTTGAATAGCCTGAAACAAGAAAAGTTATTAATGTGAGACAGTGGAGCTTGAATTTTctgaaattaacaaattaaaagtgGAAAGTACTAAGCACACCCTTGAAACATAATATGAAAATACTTATATCTAGTTTGGCTAGTAGTCACAATTCAGTTTATTACCTTTGCCATGACAATAATAGGAACATTGACTGCTTGCATTGTCCACAATATGTCTGTAGGTGTAACTCCACTAACTAGAGTGGACACGAGGCCGACGTACGTCGCCAAGAACAAGGCAGCTTTTCCAGAACCCCCACCATAATGCAATACCAGAGATGCAATAATTGCAGTTTGTATTGCTAGGAATGTACCTTCTCCCCATGCACTGaaagataaaaaacaaactCAACGCATGAACTCATTTACTGTAACTGTATCTGTAAAAAACAGGGTCAATGCATTTTTTATTATACAAACCTAAATGGGAAGCCCATAACATAACTGTAAGCAAAGTTAGCAGTTATTGCAAACAGTTCCAAATAAACTCCGTAAATGTTTATACCCTCCGCACTTTTACTGCTTAGTATTTTAAGTATCTGGGGGACTTTGACCAATATCGATCCGGCAATGATACCGATACCAAGTCCCTTACTCAGCGATGACTTGAAGCACGGAACTAAAAGAATAGAAGAGAGAATTAAGTAAAACTATGTCAATGTGCGGTAAATAAATCACTAAAAGCAGCACAATACACATACCATCCATAAAATTGTATTTGATGAAGTATTCATCGTAACATTTTTCTGATAACACTGACAACAATAGGCCTTTTAAAAATTCAGCCATTATGGATATATAATtatgtaactaaattattatgcttaataaataaattaaactatcGAACGCAACCACGATAATCACAATTCCATTTTTTAGTTCAATGCGGTTGACTCAACTTTCTTCCACAAAGTCAATCAAATCAAGGGATGTCATTAACGTCAACGATTGAAGAGCGGGCGGGTGGTGGTGTTACCATCTCTCTAAAATATTTATCCctgaaagtaaaaaaaaggtttttttacgACATAAAATCTCGCTAAAATTAATGGATAATTtacgtatagcctgaccagcccccctagacaaaacgcactttttgatcgaatcgaaaatcgaatccgtcaaaactccatacaaaaaaggggcttttcgaccacttttcgactg
This genomic interval from Ostrinia nubilalis chromosome 3, ilOstNubi1.1, whole genome shotgun sequence contains the following:
- the LOC135088351 gene encoding mannose-P-dolichol utilization defect 1 protein homolog translates to MAEFLKGLLLSVLSEKCYDEYFIKYNFMDVPCFKSSLSKGLGIGIIAGSILVKVPQILKILSSKSAEGINIYGVYLELFAITANFAYSYVMGFPFSAWGEGTFLAIQTAIIASLVLHYGGGSGKAALFLATYVGLVSTLVSGVTPTDILWTMQAVNVPIIVMAKAIQVITNYKNGSTGQLSAVTCLLLFGGSIARIFTSIQETGDFIIILTYCVSTAANAAIVLQLFWYWNVDKSNKNKNKKKKKRT